The Glycine max cultivar Williams 82 chromosome 12, Glycine_max_v4.0, whole genome shotgun sequence genome window below encodes:
- the LOC112998569 gene encoding uncharacterized protein, translated as MEYYQYFRSWMYDRTFPGRTGLKPHFVQGVEGFISWAWAQEICTTEGGIRCPCLKCKCRYIIADPGHVNQHLKRVGFMPDYWIWIYNGEKFQNFGVEVNAQASTSHGGTNVEYNEEEGNREQFNMMDDMVADALGVELSYGDDVEDDQEEQLPNEKAQRFYQLLSECNTPLYEGSSHSKLSMCVWLLAHKSNYGSPDAGVDDVTKMLKAATLFKDNLPASYYDAQRLVMKLGLAVKSVQMRQ; from the exons ATGGAGTATTATCAATATTTTCGTAGTTGGATGTATGATAGAACGTTTCCGGGAAGAACAGGACTAAAACCGCATTTTGTGCAAGGAGTTGAAGGATTTATTTCATGGGCATGGGCACAAGAAATTTGTACAACAGAGGGAGGAATTAGATGTCCGTGTCTGAAATGTAAGTGCAGATATATAATTGCCGACCCTGGACATGTGAACCAACACTTAAAGAGAGTTGGTTTTATGCCTGATTATTGGATTTGGATTTATAACGGCgaaaagtttcaaaattttgggGTAGAGGTCAATGCACAAGCTTCTACTAGCCATGGTGGAACAAATGTGGAATATAACGAAGAAGAAGGCAACAGAGAACAATTCAACATGATGGATGATATGGTTGCAGATGCTTTAGGGGTTGAATTGTCTTACGGTGATGATGTTGAAGATGATCAAGAGGAACAACTCCCGAATGAGAAGGCGCAAAGATTTTACCAATTGTTGAGTGAATGTAATACACCATTGTATGAAGGGTCTTCGCACTCTAAGCTATCTATGTGTGTGTGGCTTTTAGCTCATAAGTCGAATTATGGTAGTCCTGATGCTGGTGTGGATGATGTTACGAAGATGTTGAAGGCCGCGACTCTGTTTAAAGATAATCTGCCAGCTAGTTATTATGATGCCCAGAGGTTGGTGATGAAGTTGGGATTAGCAGTTAAAA GTGTGCAGATGCGTCAGTGA
- the LOC100790056 gene encoding uncharacterized protein: MLTNMQTKCTWNPRYYDMIRRNFHIRAAARLSDMLRNARVRYERKRTRPHWIGEPLMAQLVDYWASADFKEKSEKAKKNRASEKGGCIHTGGCISNAEHARRLAKKLGREPYINELHKQTHTYSSGQFVDDRSRICQEEYDRQLAEALSRGCSVDEALSLRTWTKVAGDKSKGRLYGAGNLAGNYRKGIAATLKFTLNAGEGSSRQPELTPEMREMIQKLTQEQLAVQMASQEQLVQQLLQKQQDYFQEQLSQFRQAQGWPTREQQGTGTSQRNAQNVRAPILDDNHDPYEVYGENEEDVETEEED; this comes from the exons ATGTTAACAAATATGCAGACAAAGTGTACCTGGAACCCAAGGTACTATGACATGATCAGGCGTAATTTTCACATCAGAGCTGCTGCCCGTCTCTCCGACATGCTTAGAAATGCTCGGGTTCGTTATGAGAGGAAGAGAACGAGGCCGCATTGGATTGGGGAGCCGTTGATGGCGCAGTTGGTGGATTACTGGGCCAGTGCCGACTTTAAGGAGAAGTCTGAGAAGGCGAAGAAGAATCGGGCATCGGAGAAGGGAGGCTGCATTCATACTGGAGGTTGTATAAGCAATGCAGAGCATGCCCGCAGattg GCCAAGAAGCTTGGAAGGGAGCCATATATAAATGAGCTCCATAAGCAAACACATACATACAGTTCTGGTCAGTTTGTCGACGATCGCTCCAGGATATGCCAG gagGAATATGATAGACAGCTTGCAGAGGCGCTCTCCCGTGGTTGCTCGGTTGATGAGGCGTTGTCACTTCGCACTTGGACTAAAGTTGCCGGTGACAAGTCAAAGGGCAGGTTATATGGTGCCGGCAACTTAGCAGGCAACTACCGCAAGGGCATTGCTGCAACTCTGAAGTTTACCCTGAATGCTGGAGAAGGGTCTTCGAGGCAACCCGAGCTCACTCCTGAAATGAGGGAAATGATACAGAAGTTGACTCAGGAGCAGCTTGCGGTTCAAATGGCAAGCCAAGAGCAGCTTGTGCAGCAACTGCTTCAAAAACAACAAGATTACTTTCAGGAGCAGTTGTCACAATTTAGGCAAGCTCAAGGCTGGCCTACAAGAGAGCAGCAGGGTACAGGGACCTCCCAGCGTAATGCCCAAAATGTGAGAGCGCCGATCTTAGATGATAATCATGACCCGTATGAGGTGTATGGTGAAAACGAGGAGGATGTCGAGACCGAGGAGGAGGATTGA